The nucleotide window AAACGATCAAGAAAGCGGAAGCGGCCACCGCAACCTCAATCTCCCACGTAGAAGGTACCAGAAACTCCACCCCCATCGGAACCATCTCGATTTTGATAGAGTAAGATGATAAAATACGAAATTCACCGGCGATCAACGAGGTCTAGGGATTCATTTTTTCCGACAAATGGAATCAACAGAGAAGAAATGACTTTTGGAGAAGAAAGAAACTGAGAAGTTTAGGAGTTAAGGAGAGGGAGTTTACAGGAATACCCTTGGAACTGTAGACAGTTATGGTTTTTTAACTCGGAGACTGAGGGGAATAGAGGGTTAGTTTTGGAATTTGTGTTGAACAGCAGTTAGAACACCGAGTGAAGACTTTTAaactgaaaaaatgaaaaacgtgTACATTTTCTTCCTTTCATTTTTAGTCtttcttttgaaatttttcttctttgaaaaaaaacctacaaaattattattattacattaCATTTGGAAAGTTCTTattatagattattaatttacatGAAAATAAATCCATTGTTAGAGATGAAAtcatatcaaaataatatatagccTAATCAAGTTGAGCAAACCTAAACAACATAactaatgatgttaagtttgGTTTAACAAAGGATTTAAACCCtctaaatattttgaattgaaaaaaaatttcaactaatattttttttttttatttataattctCAACTTATAAATTGCTAATGTCAATCATTTTCTGTCtataatatcatttattttagtcaaaaataattaaagattTTATAATGACATCTACAGTTTGATTTAGACTTTCATTAGTCAAACCGAACTATTTGATTAGTCTTTACTTTTGAATCTGATATCAGCCCATCAATTGAATATTAAAATATGGTTTAGATTTTATTGGATGTTTCTAACATCTCTTACTTGAAACAAAGTAGTAAACTGGATTAAACTATCCAACTAAATAAAACAAGCAAAGAAGAAAGTGTTAGAATCTATTTAGatcttgaccaaaaaaaaaaaagaatctattTAGATAACTTAACTGAAAACctatttatagaaatatatttcTTATCTCTGAACATCTCATCAACAATTAGAAAATGGATGCATGATGCAATAAATTTGATTTCTAGAATCTAGTTAACCGGATAATAATCCATAAACTAATTAATTAactcggttcggttttacctcAAGTGGTAGTTAATCGAAGAGGCAGCAAATGAAAGCAAGCCACGTGGGAAACATAGAGAGACAGATAGAGAGGGAAGGACCACGTTTAGGTTTTTTAATTGAGGTGTAGTATAAATAGGTTTGATCAGTTGGACGTTTTTGTAAGTGCCTTCACAAcgttccttcttcttcttctttcactCTCTTCTCGCCGCAAACCTCCACTACTAACTAGGTAATCTCCCACCTCTTATTAATCCTCACTGTTGTATCTAAACTATACGTTTTGATTCTTTATGACGTTTTACTCATTTTCTTTGCTTAGTTAGTTTGGTTGCAAAGGTCTTGAccttttgttcttcttcttgttgttgCCTTGTGAGCTCCAGCTTCGTTATTAGCTATGGACTATAGCTTTTATTGTTTCCTTTGCTTATTTTAGTAATGGTTTAGAGCTTCTTTGAGCATAATTGTCAATGTTTATATGATTAGCTGTAAGGAAACCGTTAAGATTCAGGAAAATTTGCTCAGTAGTCTAAAATAAGATGTTATCACTGCTTGATTAATCTATTTTCTATCTGAATGTTTATATGATTAGGTGCAAGTTGTAGCATAAGTATATACTCTCGGTTTTTCATTGCCAGGTAACTTCATTGAGGAACATCAACCAGGGAATTTTAACTTGTAGGTTCCGATGTGTAAATGACTGTGGCTAAACCACATATGGAGCTCAACCAAGAAAGTCAACAGATAAATGTAGAGCAGAGTCTTGGAGGAAGACATGAAGAATGTGTCCTTACCAGTGCTAATACAGGTGAGGAACTGGATGTTGATATAGTTGAATCTGATGAAAACAACATAGCCACCACGGATGAAGAAGATCCAAACGCTACTGAATATTCAAGCTCGTTCTCCGACACTGCATCTGAGGATGCTGACATGTTGTGTAATGAACTGGCCGAAGATGCTGAGGTGGAATCTCATTATTGGGATGAAACTGACTTAGGACCTGCTTATGATTCCTTTAGCAGCATTTTTCATTATAGGTATGTGTTTCTGCTGCTCCATTGTTTCTTGATTATTCTCTGATCATGTCTCTGACCCTTAAGTGTGTCTTTGTAGGAAGAAAAGGCTAACAAATCACTGGAAGAGCTTTATAAGGCCATTGATGTGGAGATCCAAGTGGGTTGAGTTAAAGATTAGGGAGTTAGAGTCTCGAGCCTTAGAATACCCAAAGGAGCTTGAATCATTGCATCAAGAAAAGCTTGGAGTTAATATTGATCCATCTGTGTTGGAAACGTATGGCAAGGGAATCAAGTCATTACCGTTTTCTAATCCCTCTTACAGAAAAAGAGCAGCAAAGAGGAGAAGAAAGCGTAAGAAGGTTGAGAGCACAGATGATATAGCTTCATATATGTCTCATCATAACCTCTTTGCTTACATCGGTAAGGGGCTATATCACAACAACTCATAATGTCTGTATTGCTTTGAGCATATCATTCAATATACTAATGTGttgttttttttcagaaaaCAAGAAGTTGAGCTCAGATGGAATGTCAGTGGCTGATGACTTTGCTGTTAAGGATACACGGATTGAGTCAAAGGACCGGGTGGCTTTAGATGAAGATGACTCACTTTTCAACCATAGAGAAGAAGATGGTGTCTTGGAAGAGGTTCTCTGGAAGATAGAGCTGGTACATTCACAGGTTCATAGGTTGAAAACTCAAGTTGATCTTGTGACGTCTAAGAACGCAGCAAGATTCTCTTCCTCAGAGAATCTGAGCCTTCTTGCTGCAAGTTCTGCGCCTAGCCCCACGGTTTCTGCTGGAGTTTACAACTCTTCTCACCTCATGCAAGACTACGTTCTTGGAGATTTAATGTTCTCATCTGAAGGAGTGGTTTCAAGCTACGGAGACGCATTTCATATCCCTGACATAATCGAAAGTACTGTTGGTCTATTCGCAGATGCAGATGTTACATTACATCATCCTCAAGTAGGAGACTCTTGTGAAGATGTAAGTTTGTTATTTTGCTTTTGTTATTATACTTGAGAACATCTTCTTTTATGTTGTCTGATTCGGCTAACTTGcagattttggataatatatttattcgAAATGGAGTGGCTGAAGAAATGAATGCTGATTTGATGGAAACTAGTAGCCAAGAAGAAGGTGAGAAACCTGAGGAAGGAGAAGGAACCAGCGTGCTACCATTGCAGCAACTTCAAGAAACAGAACAAGATTCGGTTCTAAGATCATGTTTGGCTTCTGAGATGCTTGTTGTTCCTAGGAACAAAAGGACAAGAGGTGGAGAACGTAAAGCGAGTTCTTGGTGTAAGAAACATCTCAGCGATCCTGAAAGCCAGTGATTGCTAAAAGACAAAACTCAGTAAGCTTGATTCTACTGAGCCACAGCGACTATTCTGAAGATTCTTTACTTGTCTTTTTTCCTCCGCTTCCTTACTTTCAGATTGTGTGTTTGCAGAATCATTAACTTTGTTTTTTCATATCATTATCTTCTTTTCTGTTCCGTGATGTTGATGAAAAAGTTAGACAGAAGACACAAAGTATGTATAATTAAGCTTTAGATTGTAGCCTGATTACAAGTTATTCAAATTCAGCCTGGTTCTGAAAACATATGAAGGTTTATGCTTTCTAATTCTTATATGTAGAATGAAGTATATTTGATGCTTCCTTTCTTTCAGATTGTGTAAAGCAAGTGAAAGAACAATAGTATTTAAATtcttttaaatgttttaaatatttaatatactttcaattgaaaataatattaacgTTCACTGTTTGTGGTTTGTCTGTTTAAtaagaagatttttatttttagttaatgtAATTATTTGTCACTGTAATTTTGTTCTACTTTTATAAAATTACAGTTGACgtctaatatataaatcatGAATTATATTTCTCTCTTATACATTTGTTTTTAATCCACTGatatttttctgaaaatttGTTTGAATGCCAATAGTTGTAtatcatttttcaaaaatactgtCAATCAAATACTTAACGTTTGGGTTTATGCTTAATGATTATAATTTGTGGTTTCGTATTTAGGGGATAAATTGGGTttataaacttctataaataattCTTCTACTATTATTTTGGATCAAGTAACATTCATTCACTCAACGCTCTTTTAAATAGgaaaaaattaacttttaaaatatattattataattaagtttaatattttactaaaatatgtTGAAACACAAATTGAAGATAgtcatttttagtttattttcacaaaaaatagctttaaagaggaaaatgaccaaaataagttttattaaagggtaaaaatatttttacccaatagttaactaatctagatttagagtttagagttaaggggtagaGTTTTGatgataagatttcaaattttttaaataaaaataaaaatagctattttggtcattttttttaaagctattttgtgacaaattttttaaaatgccTATTTGAGAGAATCaccatttttaatttatctataacttattaaaatgataaattacatatcttatttattttaaacttgtTTATATGTATGTTTAAATTtcaacaaataaatattaattaaataatgcAAGATTtgcataaattttaaaccatcaCCAAAAgagaaaaactaattataaatatatatgtataatatattattataatcaaattattatatttttgtcaaatatgttaaaatagaattttagttTGAAGATTAAAAGTGAAAATATGATTTTCACATTACTATGCATGAGTTTTACATAAGACAAATTAATCGGATATCAAACATTTTCTCATCAACAAACCTCACAACATCTTTCTCCatcaacttcttcttccctgAGCATAACCACCAAGGCTCACACGGTATGGCTTTCGTTATCTCTCCCACAAGAGGCCTCCCCGGAGCTTCCTCTGATCAATACTTAGGTATATTCAACGAAACAACCAACGGTAAAAGCTCTAACAACGTGATAGCTATCGAGTTAGATATACATATAAAGACCAAGAGTTTGGTGATATTGATGATAATCATGTTGGGATTAACATCAATGATATGAGATCTGTTGTCTCTGCTTCTGCTGGTTActatgatgatgaagatggacAGTGTAAGAATCTTTCTTTGATTAGTAGAAATGTAATGAGGCTTTCTATAGTTTATAGTCAGCCTGATCAACAGCTTAATGTTACTCTCTTCCCTTCTGAGATCTCTGTTCCACCTCGAAAACCGCTTTTGTCTTTAAAGCAAGATCTCTCTCCGTACTTGCTTGAGGAGATATATCTTGGATTCACTGCTTCTACTGGTTCAGTTGGTGCAAGTCATTACATGATGGGTTGGTTTATTGATGGTGATATCAGTTATCCAAGATTGGAGTTTGGTAAGCAACCAAACCTTCCTCCATATCCGAAGAAAGCATCTCATAAAATAAGAACGGTTTTAGCAATCTGCTTAACTGTATCCATAATCGCTGCGTTTATCCCCTTGTGGATTGGTTTCGTCTTTTACTTGAGGCACAAGAAAGTTAAAGAGGTTCTTGAGGAATGGGAGATACAATATGGACCTCATAGAAGCTTTTCAATGCCACAAAGGGTTTCAAGGAGAAACAACTTCTTGGAAGAGGAGGTTTTGGTCAAGTCTATAAAGGAACACTTCCGGGTTCTGATGCAGAGATTGCTGTGAAACGGACTTCCCATGATTCAAGACAAGGGATGAGAGAGTTTCGAGCCGAGATATCGACCATTGGTCGGCTCAGACATCCAAATCTAGTCAGGCTTTTGGGGTATTGTAGGCATAAAGAACATCTCTACTTGGTTTATGACTTTATGCCAAATGGTAGCCTTGACAAGTACCTATACAGTAACAGTGAGAATCAAGAACGGCTTGCTTGGGAGACACGTTTCAAGATTATAAAAGATATTGCATCTGCTTTACTATATCTGCATCAAGAATGGGTACAGGTCATTATTCATAGAGATATAAAACCGGCTAATGTACTAATCGACCATGAGATGAATGCACGGCTAGGAGATATATTTTGGATTGGCTAAGCTGTATGATCAGGGATTTGATCCACAGACATCTAAAGTAGCTGGAACGTTCGGGTATATTGCACCTGAGTTGTTAAGAACAGGAAGAGCAACTACAAGCACCGATGTTTACGCGTTTGGGTTGGTTATGCTTGAAGTGGTGTGTGGTAGAAGGTTGATTGAGAGACGTGCAGTGGAGAATGAAGAATTTCTTGTGGATTGGATACTAGAGCTTTGGGAGAAAGGAGAAGACATTCTTGATGCGGCTGGAGAAAGCATACGTCAGGAACAGAACAGGGGACAAGTTGAGCTTCCGGATAATCTTCTTGATGTCATGAGGGATGACAAGTTGAGAGGATTGCCTGAGACTTCGATGGGAATGCTACTTGGTTTGAATTCATCCACGTTTACACTCTTTAGTCTCACATGGACGCTGATTATTGAAATTTGCCAAATAAAGTTGATTCTTTGAATACTAAGAACATGAGATTTATGCACGATTACATTGGTAGAATGCTTTGGTGCAGCAACAGAGAGCCCATTGTAATATTTTTCTGGAGGTATGCACATCAAATAGGCCACACAGTCTCCTCTCCTAAACTTGCGATCTTTCTGTTTGATGAGCTCAAGCATGATATGACATATTTGATGAGCTCAAGCATGATTTATGAGAAGAACTAAGATTccttttagttttcttttcggGTTTGTATTAGAAAGAACAAATTTACTTTTTAGTTGGATATGACAAAACAGGTTTTTGGATTTGTTTTTCTGAATATGATGTGGCTCAATTTTGAATGTGTCATTTTGATATTGTCCCAGATATAGGGTAACATCTAGAGGTAGTTCTATAGATCCATGGTCAATAGCATATTAAAGAATTGACTGGAACAGTAATAATGATACAGATTTGTTATGGAAGTCTGGTTCTAAAGATTGACGATAGAACATAACAGCTTTTgagatttatttgtttaaataCGACTTGGCTCAATCATAGACGGTCTTGTCTGTAAGAAGCTGTTAATGTCCCATATAACTTAGCTGACGTTCCAAGAAAATGCACATACAGTACACGGTCAAATCTAAAGGTCGTTCTTCTATAGATCCCGGGTGAATAACTGGATCCAGTGggaaaaacatattataaagaAGTTGATAAAGATTAAAACCTATAGAAAAAAATGAGTTTGGAGTTGATAAGGCTAATGAATGTAGCGACTTGTTCGAGGCCGCAATCAgtataaagaaaacttgatagGCACGGAGAATCGCTTATTGTTATTGCCAACCTTCAAGGCAACTCAcgccattttttatattttgacgTCATTGCTCTGCAAATtggctttctttttctttaaaaagctttaaccaaaaaaaaatcttcgaAACTAAACAAGAAAAGCTAACAAACTTAGTAGACGTTGAAAATGACACTAATACTTAAAACTCGAACTTGGAGATGATTCTGATTGTCAAGCCCTTTGATGACTTTATATAGAAGAAACAGAGGCGGCTGCGGAGACCAGGAAAACCCTAATGTCTTCAAATAAACAGGGTTTACTTTAGTTCACCAACAGTCCAATGAGCCTAATATTGATACAAAATGGATCAGGGCCTCTTGAGAAAAATGCTATGAAATTTTCTGAGTAAATCAAACAGAACATCCGTCATTCAAAATTCCAATTTACTTGTCGAAAACAAAAATTTCCAAATATAGTAAAAATGAACGATTAtgaaatgataaatattttcaaaataaaataaaataataatatatgaatgtgagatattactttttttgtcaaaaaggTGAGATATTCTTATAATATTTCatcatttttctttgtttatcatattttcataattttattatatgagtTGAGAACTGTAATAACCACCACTGTACATAAAATATGTCATTTATCAAAACATAcgcaaatataaaaatagttcaGTATATAAATCGCAGCAAGGCTTACGACTTTTTATTTGCTCCAGTAAGCAATTAATTAACAtcaataatgtttttttgtaagCATCATTAATAATGATTATATTAACTATAGAATTTACAACCTGGATATAATCTTATTGGGCTCCACACACATGAAAAACTTGCCGGAGGTCAACTTCTCCGGTGGAAGCAAAACCAACATGGCGACGGTTGCGGCAGCTTCTTCAGCCGTGTGATTCCCTTGACCACCTGTCATAGACGTACGAGTGAAGCCAGGGCAGAAGCAATTCACACTTAGTTTTTTGCCGTCGTAACGCCGAGCCAAAACTCTAGAGTATGCGTTCAAGACCATCTTGGAGACGGCGTAGTCCGACCAATTTTCCGGCCATCCATTCTTCTCATACGTCCCTCTGCTCACATCTTCAAGAAACTGAGTGACTGTGGCATCGATTTGTTCGTACGTAAGCTTTTCACTTTCTAGGGTTTGTCTTAAACTAGGGTTTCTCAGTTTCTATATGCAGAAAAACACGAAATGTCAAATGGCATGCATGatagattaaaataaatattatgcaTGATAGATAATAGAAAAAAGTTAATTTGACGCTGCATCTATATATATTCGGATTCAAAAGAAATGATCAAGACTGTTATGAATAGAATAGCTTTTTGATATTGCATGATATATACAAATTAAAGAAACAAggtgatatataaatatatatatatatataaaattagttgCAAAAAAggtgatatataaatatacatatatttatatgtatctAACGTTTTTCCTAACAAGACTGAAAGTAGCGATAGTATATACTTCTCTTTGGTAATTAATTGTAaagatgaaatttaaaaaaaatatagagtaGGAGAAAGAAACTAGTATGTATTACGTTTAATGCGCCAAGCCTTGAGCTAATGTTAAGGATGCGTCCCACGGAGACCGACCGGCGAAATAACGGCAAAAGCGCCTCCGTTAAAAGCTTGGCACCGTAGTAATTGGTCTTGATTATTGTCTCTGGCTCTCTGATTGAGTTCTCGCCGACCGCGTTAAATGAAACAGCCGCGTTGTTCACCTGAGcccaaaaaaaatgattattgcCCTCATCATACTATCAAAATTTCCCAAAATTCAAACACAGTGTAAACTTATATaattactatataatatattatgatgaaatctttttcaagagaaaATTGTGGGTTGTTATACCTTTTAGTCTGCGTTAAAAAAATGAATGGATTTGGTTTCTATCAAACAAATTATATCATCAttactatatattaaaaaaagtaattaaGTTGTTTCTATGATTCATTGTAGTTTGATGATATTTTCCAGATAATTAGTTTCTTAtataatatctatactatatatatatatagactaaaTGTCTAGTTACagtatatttataaatacaaaacacATTGTAATAGTTACCAGAATGTCGAGTATGCCAAAGTTGAGACGGAACCAGGAGACAAAGGCGGAGATGGAAGAAGGATCCGAGACGTCGAGGCAAAAGAAATGAACGTTTTGAAAGCCAGCGCGGCGGAGTGAATCGGAGGCGATGCTTCCATTCTCGGCGTTTCTGGCGGTTAATACTACTGTTAGTCCAAGCTTCAATAACTTCTTCACCACCTCAAAACCTATACCTTTGTTTGCCCCGGTCACAACCGCGGTTGTTTCTTCCGACCACCACCTTtaaataatcacataaattATCGAAACCAAGTCAGCTATAGTTATTCAAATACGTAGGAAGAAACGATatgcaataaataaaataaaatgttcaaGAACCTGTCTGAAGGTGGTATTGGAGAAAGAAGGGAAATTAGATGATCCATACATATGATCTTGTGCTAACAACTAGTTGATGAGGGCGTTAGATCAAGACAAGGCTTTAACAACTTATAAATATATAGACTTGGATCTGAAGACATGCACATTTATACTATACATGCATAACATGTGGTTGTGTTTGTGTGTGACGGTGTCATGGGAAGAATAAAATATGTGTTACATATATAATAGAACATCAAGAAGGCAAGACCTCGTGAAGATAATGGCGCAAGTAATGTAAATACTAAAATACGTGACTATAAAGTCCATTGGGTCAAAGTGTCTACACCTTATAGGTTTCGAATATTTGACTACTATATAGTTTCCTTCTCCACATTAAACGTTTAGGATGACTAAACAATTGATTTCTTATAAGTCTCTGAGATCTTTTAATCATTTCTGATGTAAGAAGTTTTGGCGAGCGCTTAACTCAAAAAGTTAAGAGGCTATGTCTAGAAAGGTTAATAATAACAATGTTACATCTTCATTGCAAATTGCAATCTCATTTtgcaatgaaaacaaaactataaaaaaatattgatattaaatACATGATGAACTACAACTTGAAGTTGAAGTACATAATATTCTTTAAATGACAACTTTTATGTGATTATATAGCTTGATTTTAAGACTAAGTTTTCACGTTATCTAAGGTTTCGAATTAAAAGTTTTGCATGTTCGGCATCTACCAGTTGTATATTAGATACTTGTCTATTGTTCATATCTATATAATTGATATATAATGGATGACAAAAAATGTAAAGATATctctaatatatttatttgttgacCAAAAGAATCTCTAGTTTATAGTTAATACGTTCAATGCTTAAATTAAGAAACCCACTAATGGGTTTAGAGATATACTgtatcaaactatataaattGATAGTTAATTACttggtttaaaaaataatcactACAACTTGATTGGCTGCTTTTCAATTAATAAATTAGAGATTCAGTGAGATTTAGCCATGTGCTTGCTTCATTAATTATTGGCTTTACTAATTCATAAAGTTTATGTTGatcaaatataatatgttgtcaGCTTTGCCGCCACTTTTGAAGGCCTATAATTATTGGAACACAGTACGTGATATAACTGTGTACACTATTACATGGTAtcgttaaaatttgttttttt belongs to Brassica rapa cultivar Chiifu-401-42 chromosome A07, CAAS_Brap_v3.01, whole genome shotgun sequence and includes:
- the LOC103830224 gene encoding uncharacterized protein LOC103830224 — translated: MTVAKPHMELNQESQQINVEQSLGGRHEECVLTSANTGEELDVDIVESDENNIATTDEEDPNATEYSSSFSDTASEDADMLCNELAEDAEVESHYWDETDLGPAYDSFSSIFHYRKKRLTNHWKSFIRPLMWRSKWVELKIRELESRALEYPKELESLHQEKLGVNIDPSVLETYGKGIKSLPFSNPSYRKRAAKRRRKRKKVESTDDIASYMSHHNLFAYIENKKLSSDGMSVADDFAVKDTRIESKDRVALDEDDSLFNHREEDGVLEEVLWKIELVHSQVHRLKTQVDLVTSKNAARFSSSENLSLLAASSAPSPTVSAGVYNSSHLMQDYVLGDLMFSSEGVVSSYGDAFHIPDIIESTVGLFADADVTLHHPQVGDSCEDILDNIFIRNGVAEEMNADLMETSSQEEGEKPEEGEGTSVLPLQQLQETEQDSVLRSCLASEMLVVPRNKRTRGGERKASSWCKKHLSDPESQ
- the LOC103831402 gene encoding salutaridine reductase-like, whose protein sequence is MDHLISLLSPIPPSDRWWSEETTAVVTGANKGIGFEVVKKLLKLGLTVVLTARNAENGSIASDSLRRAGFQNVHFFCLDVSDPSSISAFVSWFRLNFGILDILVNNAAVSFNAVGENSIREPETIIKTNYYGAKLLTEALLPLFRRSVSVGRILNISSRLGALNKLRNPSLRQTLESEKLTYEQIDATVTQFLEDVSRGTYEKNGWPENWSDYAVSKMVLNAYSRVLARRYDGKKLSVNCFCPGFTRTSMTGGQGNHTAEEAAATVAMLVLLPPEKLTSGKFFMCVEPNKIISRL